In Mucilaginibacter celer, one DNA window encodes the following:
- a CDS encoding TonB-dependent receptor, with the protein MRLTVLLITIGCLQLSAKSFSQSITLNEKSISIDKAFKAIEKQSGYYFFYRYKDISKAKPISLQLSNASLDEALKQCFKDEPLTYVIENKNIIVNKKETVEAAAVPITVTGTVTDNKNQPLPGVNVKIKGTNVGAVTDVNGKFTLSADDNATLVFTYIGFQTKEEPVNKRTTINVVLAEDNQELKEVVVVGYGNQERKDVTGAVGSVKMSNIKEIKAASVDLKLAGQLAGVTVNQVTGTPGGGVSINIRGAGSVGAGDDPLYVIDGFPISPGFDQYQNPLSTINPDDIENISVLKDAASTAIYGSRGSNGVILITTKRAKKGESSVTVNTSTGIQTILPKSKLKMMTAAEFAQWRKEAIQDANAVNGTHTPIPAEYQNPSKYGFGTDWFDAVTRNAPMQNYDVTVSNGTEKVRSLFSMGFFDQRGTVLNTGFRRYSIKGNMDADIAKNLTVGLSIAPTYSQRNLQQTDGHFLTAALSQAYLESPLVPVKRPDGSYTHVIGSPGTFQNNNPVSALVNTTNMYKDFRTLANTYITWQPIKGLDIKSTFGVDYQNSNGDYFRPSFLGGFNAPDDGTGTRVKAQGNFSSGNSLNWLNENSITYKQTWGNHTLTVLGDYSLQQENTHFRFAYGTGFPDDVIKSLNHATIVTADAGDEEWRLQSLIARVNYAYKDKYLLGASIRRDGSSRFAPGHQWGTFPSISGGWRISDESFFPKTSFIDQLKFTGSYGHAGNNSVGNYQSIPPVDPANYTFGGVLVPGAALSDPGNTQLGWETTRQLDIGMDLSLFKGRVYIIAEYYNRYTQDMLQFITIPGSSGYTGALSNVGNVRNRGWEFTVTTKNIVSKDFTWNTDFNLSFNRNLVLSLGSTDHIYDAPINDNPTSITKAGLPLGQFFGYIFEGIFQNQAELDKYPHFDGEQVGNIRYKDVNNDGVIDGSDQVPIGNPWPKFTFGFNNHFAYHGFDMNIISAGSVGGHVFNMYKQFTTNLDGVFNVEQSVMARWRSAKQPGAGLLPTTVSNTNLARDYYPSYWVESNSYLAVKNIDLGYNFKTKFSKNFRVYFSAQNAILITGYKGGNPEVGIEGQDGNRSLSPNVNFTGYPVSAVYTLGCNVTF; encoded by the coding sequence ATGAGATTAACGGTCTTATTGATTACTATCGGTTGTTTGCAGTTAAGCGCTAAAAGTTTTTCACAGTCTATCACATTAAACGAGAAGTCGATAAGTATCGACAAGGCCTTCAAAGCCATTGAAAAACAAAGCGGCTATTATTTTTTTTACAGGTACAAGGATATTTCAAAAGCCAAACCTATCTCTTTACAACTCAGTAATGCATCGTTGGATGAGGCATTAAAACAATGTTTTAAGGATGAACCACTAACTTATGTTATCGAAAACAAAAACATCATTGTAAATAAAAAAGAAACTGTTGAAGCAGCAGCTGTGCCCATAACCGTTACGGGGACCGTTACAGATAATAAAAACCAGCCTTTGCCCGGTGTTAATGTTAAGATAAAAGGAACCAATGTAGGCGCTGTAACAGATGTGAATGGCAAATTTACATTGAGTGCCGATGATAATGCTACTTTGGTATTTACCTATATCGGCTTTCAAACCAAAGAAGAACCGGTTAATAAGCGAACCACCATTAACGTGGTTTTAGCCGAAGACAACCAGGAGCTGAAGGAGGTTGTGGTAGTAGGCTACGGTAACCAGGAACGCAAGGATGTTACCGGCGCCGTAGGCTCGGTTAAAATGAGCAACATTAAAGAGATTAAAGCTGCCAGCGTTGATTTAAAACTGGCAGGCCAGTTGGCGGGTGTTACCGTAAACCAGGTAACGGGCACACCGGGTGGTGGCGTATCCATCAACATCCGCGGCGCAGGTTCGGTTGGTGCCGGCGATGATCCTTTGTATGTAATTGACGGCTTCCCGATCTCTCCGGGGTTCGATCAGTATCAAAACCCTTTAAGTACCATCAATCCCGATGATATTGAAAATATAAGCGTATTGAAAGATGCGGCCTCGACAGCTATCTACGGGTCGCGTGGCTCAAATGGTGTTATCCTGATCACCACAAAAAGAGCAAAAAAAGGCGAATCGAGCGTTACGGTAAACACATCCACAGGCATCCAGACCATCTTGCCTAAAAGTAAGCTGAAAATGATGACCGCCGCCGAGTTTGCCCAGTGGCGTAAAGAGGCTATTCAGGATGCCAATGCGGTGAACGGCACTCATACCCCAATCCCGGCAGAATATCAAAACCCATCTAAATATGGTTTTGGCACCGATTGGTTTGATGCGGTAACACGCAACGCACCTATGCAAAACTATGATGTTACCGTATCAAACGGTACCGAAAAAGTAAGGTCATTATTTTCGATGGGCTTTTTTGATCAGCGCGGTACGGTGCTGAATACCGGTTTCCGCCGGTACTCTATCAAAGGCAATATGGATGCCGATATCGCCAAAAACCTTACCGTGGGTTTAAGCATAGCGCCAACTTACAGCCAGCGTAACCTGCAGCAAACAGATGGTCACTTCCTTACCGCGGCATTAAGCCAGGCCTACCTGGAAAGCCCGCTTGTACCCGTAAAACGGCCCGATGGCTCATATACCCATGTAATTGGTTCGCCGGGTACATTTCAAAACAATAACCCGGTGAGTGCCCTGGTTAACACCACCAATATGTATAAAGATTTCCGCACGCTGGCTAATACATACATCACCTGGCAGCCAATTAAAGGGCTCGATATCAAATCAACCTTTGGTGTTGATTACCAAAACAGCAACGGCGACTACTTCAGGCCATCTTTTCTGGGCGGTTTTAATGCGCCCGATGATGGTACAGGCACACGTGTTAAAGCCCAGGGTAATTTCAGTTCAGGAAACTCGCTTAACTGGCTTAACGAAAACTCCATCACCTATAAACAAACCTGGGGTAACCATACTTTAACTGTTTTAGGCGATTATTCATTGCAGCAGGAAAATACCCATTTCAGGTTTGCGTATGGTACGGGCTTTCCTGATGATGTGATAAAATCATTAAATCATGCTACTATTGTTACTGCCGATGCCGGTGATGAAGAATGGCGCCTGCAATCATTAATTGCAAGGGTAAACTATGCCTATAAAGATAAATACCTGTTGGGTGCCTCTATCCGTCGCGACGGTTCATCAAGGTTTGCACCCGGTCATCAATGGGGGACTTTCCCTTCGATATCGGGCGGCTGGCGTATTTCGGATGAATCATTCTTCCCTAAAACCAGCTTTATAGATCAGTTAAAATTTACCGGCAGCTACGGCCACGCAGGTAATAACAGCGTGGGCAACTACCAATCCATCCCGCCGGTTGATCCGGCCAATTACACTTTTGGCGGTGTGCTGGTTCCGGGTGCAGCATTAAGCGATCCGGGAAATACGCAGTTGGGCTGGGAAACCACGCGCCAGCTGGATATAGGTATGGACCTCTCGCTGTTTAAAGGCAGGGTTTACATTATAGCAGAGTATTACAACCGCTATACGCAGGATATGCTGCAGTTTATTACTATCCCTGGCTCATCGGGTTACACAGGGGCACTCTCAAACGTAGGTAATGTGCGCAACAGGGGCTGGGAGTTTACAGTTACCACTAAAAACATAGTAAGTAAAGATTTTACCTGGAATACCGATTTTAACCTGTCATTTAACCGCAACCTGGTGTTGAGTCTTGGATCAACAGATCATATTTACGATGCGCCTATCAATGATAACCCAACCAGTATTACCAAAGCAGGCCTGCCGCTGGGGCAATTTTTTGGCTACATATTCGAGGGCATCTTCCAAAACCAGGCCGAGCTGGATAAGTACCCTCATTTTGACGGCGAACAGGTGGGGAATATCCGCTATAAAGATGTTAACAATGATGGCGTAATTGACGGCAGCGACCAGGTGCCTATCGGCAACCCATGGCCTAAATTTACTTTTGGTTTTAATAACCACTTTGCATACCATGGCTTTGATATGAATATCATATCGGCAGGCTCGGTAGGCGGGCATGTGTTTAACATGTACAAGCAATTCACCACCAATTTGGATGGCGTGTTTAATGTTGAGCAAAGCGTTATGGCTCGGTGGCGTTCGGCCAAGCAGCCGGGCGCAGGTTTGTTGCCCACAACGGTATCAAACACCAACCTGGCCCGCGATTATTATCCATCTTACTGGGTTGAGAGCAATTCATACCTCGCCGTGAAGAACATTGACCTTGGCTATAACTTCAAAACCAAATTCAGCAAAAACTTCAGGGTTTATTTCAGTGCACAGAACGCTATACTGATAACCGGTTATAAGGGTGGTAATCCCGAAGTGGGCATTGAAGGGCAGGACGGTAACCGATCCCTATCGCCTAATGTAAACTTTACCGGCTACCCGGTATCGGCAGTTTATACGCTGGGTTGCAACGTTACATTTTAA
- a CDS encoding RagB/SusD family nutrient uptake outer membrane protein produces the protein MKIYIYVFLTVITIGFAGCKKDYLSLQPTDSQTKENFYKTKAQFQQAINGAYAPLQGIYNGSMWAMAEMRSDNTSYEYDPYDRSATNKEEIDEFRELNNNDIVESFFNNSYADIQRCNVILARLPTGTVDAASADTIGGQAYFLRAFNYFNIVRMFGDAPLVITETQSVGDAFKTATKTSVANIYTQIIADAQAAITKLPLRFTAQTDKGRVTKGTAETMLAEVYMTQKKFDLAIPLLRSIISSGVYSLNNDYADNFDIKKENGPESIFEIQYIEGPNGLGSDFVDTFIPWDYYDTDITGYEIANGAPNGWNIPTQDLVNAYEDGDARRDASLTDFTSDEYGIDLPFIKKYQSIGAVQGITGNNFPVYRYADVYLMLAECLNEQGFGSSDAFKYLNLVRHRAGLDPKSIGNSNPDLNVSTQEQFRTAIAHERQVELAFENHRWFDLLRTGKATEVMKAHAASERAYKNDSWQINSAAYANIRLLYPYPLNQANLEH, from the coding sequence ATGAAAATATATATCTACGTTTTTCTTACTGTTATCACCATTGGCTTTGCCGGTTGTAAAAAAGATTATCTCTCGCTTCAGCCAACCGATTCGCAAACCAAAGAAAATTTTTATAAAACCAAGGCTCAGTTTCAGCAGGCCATAAACGGCGCGTATGCTCCGCTGCAGGGCATCTACAACGGCTCGATGTGGGCCATGGCCGAGATGCGGTCTGACAATACCTCGTACGAATATGATCCCTATGATCGTTCGGCTACCAATAAAGAGGAGATAGATGAGTTTAGGGAACTGAACAATAACGATATAGTTGAATCATTTTTCAATAACTCGTATGCCGATATTCAGCGCTGTAATGTAATCCTCGCCAGGCTCCCCACAGGCACCGTTGATGCTGCTTCGGCCGATACCATTGGTGGGCAGGCCTATTTTTTACGCGCCTTTAACTATTTTAACATCGTACGCATGTTTGGCGATGCACCGTTGGTAATTACCGAAACTCAATCGGTAGGTGATGCTTTCAAAACCGCAACTAAAACATCGGTAGCTAATATATACACCCAGATTATTGCCGATGCGCAGGCTGCTATAACCAAGCTTCCGTTAAGGTTTACTGCTCAAACCGACAAGGGCCGTGTTACCAAAGGAACAGCCGAAACCATGCTGGCCGAAGTTTACATGACCCAGAAGAAATTTGATCTGGCCATACCCTTACTCCGCAGTATTATATCATCGGGGGTTTACAGTTTGAATAATGATTATGCCGATAATTTTGACATCAAAAAGGAAAACGGTCCTGAGTCGATTTTTGAGATCCAATATATTGAAGGCCCTAACGGGCTGGGCAGCGATTTTGTAGATACCTTCATCCCCTGGGATTATTACGATACCGATATCACCGGCTATGAGATAGCCAACGGCGCCCCCAACGGCTGGAATATCCCAACGCAGGACCTGGTAAACGCTTATGAAGATGGTGATGCAAGGAGGGATGCCTCACTAACCGACTTTACATCGGATGAGTATGGCATCGATCTGCCCTTCATCAAAAAATACCAGAGCATTGGCGCAGTACAAGGCATTACCGGTAACAACTTCCCGGTTTATCGCTACGCCGATGTTTACCTGATGCTTGCCGAATGCCTGAACGAACAGGGTTTTGGTAGCAGCGATGCATTTAAATACCTTAACCTGGTTAGGCACCGAGCCGGTCTCGATCCTAAATCAATCGGAAATTCCAATCCTGATCTGAATGTAAGCACTCAGGAACAGTTCCGCACAGCAATAGCTCACGAACGCCAGGTTGAGCTTGCTTTCGAAAACCACCGCTGGTTTGATTTATTGCGTACCGGCAAAGCTACCGAAGTAATGAAAGCCCACGCAGCCAGCGAACGCGCTTATAAAAATGATTCGTGGCAGATTAATTCGGCTGCTTATGCCAATATCCGTTTGCTGTACCCTTATCCATTAAACCAGGCCAACCTCGAACACTAA
- a CDS encoding alpha-L-rhamnosidase: protein MCKKVCTRIIVLLFLYLPIIVLAQKAPPVPPPFRVDNLICEYKINPIAVDQANPRLGWKLITRDRNIQQTAYEVRVGSNAVSLLKGKDLIWTSGKVTSGESLHVYYGGPMLASRQKVYWQVRVWNNRQQVTPWSMVNSWKMGLLKPADWTAKWIEDNYLSDTTGGPSPMFRKTFKLDHKVRAAHLYITAHGLYEAQFNGKRIGTDYFAPGWTSYNKRLQYQVYDVTADLLKGDNAVGVTLGDGWYRGYTYNRKKNVYGSKLGLLFQLEVVYTNGKRVIINSDKSWKVAYGPIRSSSFFDGEVYDARKEKKGWATITYNAATWDSVRTDSVRENLVATFGPPVRKHEMFKPLKVFTTPAGEKVVDFGQNLVGWVQFKFKAKAGDTVKLFHAEVLDQQGNFYTKNLRTAKQENTYVFKGDSVETFEPHFTFQGFRYLKVVGYNGPIDSTSVAAFALYSDMAQTGSFSTSNPLINQLQHNIQWGQKGNFIDVPTDCPQRDERMGWTGDAQAFSRTATFNMDVAGFFTKWLKDLSADQHKNGAVPYVIPDVLGDKSLSAASGWSDVATIAPWNIYLAYGDKKVLEDQYASMTAWVGYITAHTRAGLWDTGNHFGDWLFYAGTDYEDGAALTDKNLIAQAFYAYSTQLVVNAATILGKQDDVKKYTQLLADIKKAFQAEYVTPNGRMISGTQTSYVLALNFDLLPENLRESAAQRLVHNIEDYDEHITTGFLGTPYICHVLSRFGHTDIAYDLLMKESYPSWLYPVKNGATTIWERWDGIKPNGTFEDPEMNSFNHYAYGAIGDWMYRVVAGINTDEADPGFHKINIFPHPGGKLTNAHAELETLYGKVKSAWSIDNGIFTLDVIVPPNTTAHVTLPSVNGTVTEGNVDITANNDITNVKPATGSDLQMDIGSGTYQFKYTLKTHKKNS from the coding sequence ATGTGTAAAAAGGTATGCACACGCATTATTGTATTGCTTTTTTTGTATTTGCCGATAATTGTACTGGCGCAGAAAGCGCCGCCCGTTCCGCCGCCGTTCCGGGTTGATAACCTGATCTGCGAGTATAAGATCAACCCCATTGCTGTAGACCAGGCCAACCCGCGTCTCGGCTGGAAACTGATAACCCGCGACCGCAATATCCAACAAACGGCTTATGAAGTGAGGGTAGGCAGTAATGCCGTATCCCTGCTGAAAGGAAAAGACCTGATCTGGACATCAGGAAAGGTAACTTCGGGTGAATCGCTGCACGTTTATTATGGCGGGCCTATGCTGGCCTCGCGCCAAAAGGTTTACTGGCAGGTGCGTGTTTGGAATAACCGCCAGCAGGTTACTCCCTGGAGCATGGTAAACTCCTGGAAAATGGGTTTGCTAAAACCTGCCGACTGGACAGCCAAATGGATAGAAGACAATTACCTTTCGGATACCACAGGCGGCCCCAGCCCCATGTTTCGCAAAACATTTAAGCTCGATCATAAAGTACGTGCAGCACATTTATACATCACAGCCCATGGCCTGTATGAAGCCCAGTTTAACGGCAAACGCATAGGCACTGATTATTTTGCCCCCGGCTGGACAAGCTACAACAAACGCCTGCAATACCAGGTGTATGATGTTACTGCCGATTTGCTGAAAGGCGATAATGCCGTTGGCGTAACCCTTGGTGATGGCTGGTACCGCGGCTATACTTACAACCGCAAAAAAAACGTGTACGGCAGCAAGCTGGGTTTGCTGTTCCAGTTAGAAGTGGTTTATACCAATGGCAAACGCGTAATTATCAATTCGGATAAAAGCTGGAAGGTTGCGTATGGGCCTATCCGCTCATCGTCGTTTTTTGATGGGGAGGTTTATGATGCCCGTAAGGAAAAGAAGGGCTGGGCAACCATTACTTATAACGCTGCCACCTGGGACTCGGTGCGTACCGATTCTGTAAGAGAAAATCTGGTTGCTACTTTTGGTCCGCCGGTGCGTAAGCACGAAATGTTTAAGCCCCTTAAGGTATTTACTACGCCGGCAGGCGAAAAGGTTGTTGATTTTGGGCAGAACCTGGTAGGATGGGTGCAGTTTAAGTTTAAAGCCAAAGCAGGGGATACTGTGAAGCTTTTTCATGCCGAGGTTTTGGATCAGCAAGGAAACTTCTACACAAAAAACCTGCGTACTGCCAAACAGGAAAATACCTATGTATTTAAAGGCGATAGCGTTGAAACCTTCGAACCGCATTTCACCTTTCAGGGGTTTAGGTACCTGAAGGTAGTTGGTTATAACGGCCCGATCGATTCAACCAGTGTAGCCGCTTTTGCCTTGTATTCGGATATGGCGCAAACCGGTAGCTTCTCTACTTCAAATCCGCTTATCAATCAATTACAGCACAATATTCAATGGGGGCAAAAAGGAAATTTTATTGATGTGCCTACCGATTGCCCGCAGCGTGATGAACGTATGGGCTGGACAGGTGATGCACAGGCCTTTTCCCGCACCGCAACATTCAATATGGATGTGGCCGGTTTTTTTACCAAATGGTTGAAAGATCTCTCGGCAGATCAGCATAAAAACGGTGCCGTTCCATACGTGATACCTGATGTGCTTGGCGACAAAAGCTTGTCGGCGGCATCGGGCTGGAGTGATGTGGCAACTATTGCCCCCTGGAATATTTACCTGGCCTACGGCGATAAAAAGGTACTGGAAGATCAATACGCCAGCATGACCGCCTGGGTCGGCTACATAACCGCCCACACCCGCGCCGGCTTATGGGATACCGGCAACCACTTTGGCGATTGGCTGTTTTACGCCGGCACCGATTATGAAGACGGTGCCGCCCTTACCGATAAAAACCTGATAGCCCAGGCCTTTTATGCATACTCAACCCAGTTGGTTGTCAATGCAGCCACCATATTGGGTAAGCAGGACGATGTTAAAAAATACACCCAGCTATTGGCCGATATTAAAAAAGCCTTCCAGGCAGAATATGTCACGCCAAATGGCCGCATGATTTCGGGCACGCAAACATCTTACGTGCTGGCGCTGAACTTTGATCTGCTGCCCGAAAACCTGCGCGAGTCTGCCGCGCAAAGGCTGGTTCACAATATTGAGGATTATGATGAACACATTACAACAGGTTTTTTAGGCACGCCCTACATCTGCCACGTGTTAAGTCGCTTCGGTCATACCGATATCGCCTACGATCTGTTGATGAAGGAATCATACCCCTCATGGCTTTATCCCGTAAAAAACGGAGCAACTACTATATGGGAACGATGGGATGGCATAAAACCCAACGGCACCTTCGAAGACCCGGAGATGAACTCATTTAACCACTACGCCTACGGTGCCATAGGCGATTGGATGTACCGCGTTGTAGCCGGTATTAATACAGATGAGGCTGATCCGGGTTTTCATAAAATCAATATTTTCCCGCACCCGGGCGGCAAACTCACCAATGCCCACGCCGAATTGGAAACCCTGTACGGAAAGGTGAAATCGGCATGGAGTATTGACAATGGCATTTTTACTTTAGATGTGATAGTGCCGCCAAACACCACCGCGCATGTTACCCTGCCATCGGTTAACGGTACGGTTACCGAGGGAAATGTTGATATCACTGCCAATAATGATATTACCAATGTTAAACCGGCAACCGGCAGCGATTTGCAAATGGACATTGGCTCGGGCACATACCAATTTAAATACACATTAAAAACGCATAAAAAAAATAGCTAA
- a CDS encoding acyltransferase family protein produces the protein MATIVFNPQQPARESGTSKTKRPRLLSLDFFRGFTVAAMILVNDPGDWGHIYWPLEHSKWNGCTPTDLVFPFFLFMVGVSIVYAMESKKAEVENHSKLLLSILRRTIIIIALGICLPLINDFQFAHLRIPGVLQRIGLVFGITALLYVKTGIRTQVIIAVICLIGYYLLMTLVPVPGFGTPNLEPATNLGAWIDRSVFTENHLWGASKTWDPEGLLGTIPSVATCLLGVFTGAWLKTGKFKTSTDLFKMMGVGIILIVLALIWNTFFPINKQLWTSSFVLLTAGLAINILALSYWFIDIKGNKALLPPFLAFGRNAIAAYVLADIIPAVLAAIPVQKTNLWSFVYYHAFVLYLSPENASLAGAILTVLIIFIPVWILYKKNITVKI, from the coding sequence ATGGCAACCATAGTATTCAATCCTCAGCAACCCGCCCGGGAATCAGGCACATCAAAAACAAAACGGCCTCGACTTTTATCGCTCGATTTTTTCAGAGGATTTACCGTAGCTGCCATGATATTGGTGAATGATCCCGGCGATTGGGGGCACATTTACTGGCCGCTTGAACACTCCAAATGGAACGGCTGTACACCTACTGATCTGGTGTTTCCCTTCTTTCTATTCATGGTCGGCGTATCCATAGTTTACGCCATGGAAAGCAAAAAAGCCGAGGTTGAAAACCACAGTAAGCTGCTGCTATCCATTTTACGTCGAACTATTATTATCATAGCATTGGGCATTTGTTTGCCCCTGATAAACGATTTTCAGTTCGCGCATTTGCGCATTCCCGGTGTGTTGCAGCGCATCGGGCTCGTATTTGGCATAACTGCCTTGTTGTACGTTAAAACGGGTATCCGTACGCAGGTGATTATTGCCGTAATCTGCTTGATAGGCTATTATTTATTGATGACGTTGGTGCCTGTACCGGGCTTCGGTACACCAAATCTTGAGCCGGCAACCAATTTAGGTGCCTGGATAGACCGCTCGGTGTTTACCGAAAATCACCTCTGGGGTGCATCCAAAACCTGGGATCCGGAAGGGTTGTTGGGCACCATTCCATCGGTGGCAACCTGTTTGTTGGGCGTGTTTACCGGTGCCTGGCTTAAAACAGGCAAATTCAAAACCAGTACCGATCTGTTTAAGATGATGGGCGTTGGAATCATTCTGATTGTTTTAGCACTCATCTGGAACACATTTTTCCCCATCAACAAACAGTTATGGACAAGCTCGTTTGTATTATTGACCGCCGGGTTGGCCATTAATATCCTCGCATTATCCTACTGGTTTATCGATATAAAAGGTAACAAAGCCCTGCTGCCGCCGTTTTTGGCTTTTGGACGAAATGCGATAGCTGCGTATGTACTGGCCGATATTATTCCGGCTGTGCTGGCGGCCATCCCGGTGCAGAAAACCAATTTATGGTCGTTTGTTTATTATCATGCGTTTGTGCTGTACCTGTCACCCGAGAATGCTTCGCTGGCGGGGGCAATCCTTACTGTGCTTATTATCTTTATCCCCGTGTGGATCCTTTACAAAAAGAATATCACCGTTAAAATATAA
- a CDS encoding beta-N-acetylhexosaminidase: MNKQSSLKYILLSAMLFLTAAAEAQFHIIPQPVSLKAGSGSMVLSKAAVIGVNKETEPIGRYLQEYLNQNYGLATTVKVYGQIPAKTPIRLNNVWSNQEGAYTMHVSPVSVSISGNGAGVFYGVQSLIQLLPTDKGAPLKIAACAIADQPRFGWRGLSLDVSRHFFTVDEVKKYIDVMAHYKLNTFHWHLTDDEGWRIQIDKYPRLTEVGSKISYYAKRGEFRKLDNLIDDGRDGFYTKDEIRDVIKYAQDRFVTILPEIEMPGHSEAAIFAYPQLGCQDSTGAKHRVRMLDPGEYTFKFMEDVLTEVIELFPNQYVHIGGDEAEMVDWLKSPTAVALMKREHLKNEKEVQSYFIKRIEKFLLSKNKRLVGWDEILQGGLAESATVMSWQGEAGGIAAAKMRHHVVMTPLPYMYFDAPQANEELEPIGWNPPVTWQMVYNYEPQSKELTAAEAEYILGAQGNIWNEKIPNAQHLQYMVYPRALAVAELTWSPKSEKNLDRFGWKMKNQYGLFKLWNFNARLPDIDGIDNIVTNKTRLKLVMNYPLNGAKVRYNINGKMPDANSTAVPFPVNINVPLKDSIGLRTFTTWTLNDQHIRQTANIKRVSIKPTHEKPASLKPGMAYEIFKTRERDIAKLENEKPFETGVTNLIVPFKPVAEEYINWVKIKGFIKIDKEADYELTSGFEVSPALFVDNEEVIKPGFNTYVEPQKALLHLKKGVYALSGHYMADKANENQTLIELKTVGGDKLYPKFYLIH; the protein is encoded by the coding sequence ATGAATAAGCAATCATCATTAAAATATATTTTGCTATCGGCCATGCTGTTTTTAACGGCAGCGGCCGAAGCGCAGTTTCATATTATCCCGCAGCCGGTTAGCCTGAAAGCAGGTAGCGGAAGCATGGTGTTAAGTAAAGCCGCTGTTATCGGCGTAAATAAAGAAACCGAGCCAATAGGCAGGTATCTGCAGGAATACCTCAATCAAAATTATGGTTTGGCAACGACGGTGAAGGTTTACGGGCAGATCCCTGCCAAAACGCCTATCAGGCTGAACAATGTATGGTCGAACCAGGAGGGCGCTTACACTATGCATGTGTCACCTGTTTCGGTAAGCATCAGCGGTAATGGCGCCGGTGTATTTTATGGGGTGCAATCGCTTATTCAACTGTTACCCACGGATAAAGGCGCACCATTAAAAATTGCGGCCTGTGCCATTGCCGATCAGCCCCGGTTTGGCTGGCGTGGTTTGAGTTTGGATGTGAGCCGTCATTTTTTTACTGTGGATGAAGTGAAAAAATACATCGATGTGATGGCGCACTATAAGCTCAACACTTTTCACTGGCATTTAACTGATGATGAGGGGTGGCGCATCCAGATAGATAAATACCCGCGCCTTACAGAAGTTGGCTCAAAAATCAGTTATTACGCAAAAAGAGGCGAATTCCGTAAGCTTGATAACCTGATAGATGATGGGCGTGATGGTTTTTACACCAAAGATGAGATTAGAGACGTGATTAAATACGCGCAGGACAGGTTTGTGACAATCCTCCCCGAAATAGAAATGCCCGGCCATAGCGAGGCGGCCATTTTTGCCTACCCGCAACTGGGCTGCCAGGACTCGACAGGAGCCAAACACCGCGTTCGGATGCTCGACCCCGGCGAGTACACTTTTAAGTTTATGGAAGATGTACTTACAGAAGTGATAGAGCTATTCCCCAACCAATATGTACACATAGGCGGCGACGAAGCCGAAATGGTGGACTGGCTGAAAAGCCCTACGGCTGTTGCCCTCATGAAGCGCGAACATCTGAAAAACGAGAAAGAGGTACAAAGCTATTTTATTAAACGGATAGAAAAATTCCTGCTCTCCAAAAATAAACGATTGGTAGGATGGGATGAGATACTGCAGGGTGGCCTTGCCGAATCGGCTACCGTTATGAGCTGGCAGGGTGAAGCCGGTGGGATAGCCGCCGCCAAAATGCGCCACCATGTGGTGATGACCCCGCTGCCTTACATGTATTTTGATGCCCCGCAGGCCAACGAAGAGCTGGAACCTATAGGCTGGAACCCGCCGGTTACCTGGCAAATGGTGTATAATTACGAACCTCAATCGAAAGAGTTAACTGCCGCCGAGGCTGAATACATTTTAGGCGCGCAGGGCAATATCTGGAATGAAAAGATTCCTAATGCGCAACACCTGCAATACATGGTTTACCCCCGTGCCCTTGCTGTTGCAGAGTTAACCTGGAGCCCGAAGAGCGAGAAGAACCTTGACCGCTTTGGCTGGAAAATGAAAAACCAGTACGGCTTGTTCAAACTTTGGAATTTTAACGCACGCTTGCCTGATATTGACGGAATTGACAACATAGTAACCAACAAAACCAGGCTTAAGTTAGTGATGAATTATCCGCTGAACGGAGCTAAAGTTCGTTACAATATTAACGGTAAAATGCCCGATGCAAACAGCACCGCAGTACCTTTCCCGGTAAATATCAACGTCCCGCTGAAAGATAGCATCGGCTTACGAACTTTTACCACCTGGACGCTGAATGATCAGCACATTCGCCAAACGGCAAATATTAAACGGGTAAGCATTAAACCGACCCATGAAAAACCGGCCAGCCTGAAACCGGGTATGGCCTATGAAATTTTTAAAACCCGCGAACGCGATATTGCCAAACTGGAAAATGAAAAGCCCTTTGAAACCGGTGTAACCAACCTTATTGTACCGTTTAAACCGGTTGCTGAAGAATATATTAACTGGGTGAAAATTAAAGGTTTTATTAAGATAGATAAAGAAGCTGATTACGAACTTACATCAGGTTTTGAAGTAAGCCCTGCCTTGTTTGTGGATAATGAGGAGGTAATTAAACCCGGATTTAACACTTACGTGGAGCCGCAAAAAGCATTGTTGCATCTGAAAAAAGGCGTTTATGCTTTAAGCGGACATTATATGGCGGATAAGGCCAATGAAAATCAAACACTGATTGAGTTGAAAACAGTTGGAGGAGATAAGCTTTATCCGAAGTTTTATCTGATACATTAA